In a genomic window of Staphylococcus taiwanensis:
- a CDS encoding protein-ADP-ribose hydrolase: MTNTQEERLTYLIRAMWNEAHKHKPLDYPDTAEGEWDLYRGLANVRPPKPVSAAFLEVQNAYLSTLNSQQDITHIEDLSPVLGNQLYLWQGDITTLAVDGIVNAANSRFLGCMQANHDCIDNIIHTKAGVQLRLACADIIEQQGRKEGVGKAKITSGYNLPAKYVIHTVGPQIRKQPVSQMNKDLLARCYRSCLALADAHDLQHIAFCCISTGVFGFPQDEASRIAIETTLDYIHETGSNIQVIFNVFTDQDLALYKEAFDDYNR; the protein is encoded by the coding sequence ATGACAAATACGCAAGAAGAACGCCTCACTTATTTAATTCGAGCTATGTGGAATGAAGCACATAAACACAAACCATTAGACTACCCTGACACTGCCGAGGGAGAATGGGACCTTTATCGTGGCTTAGCAAATGTGCGTCCACCTAAACCTGTGAGTGCGGCATTTTTAGAAGTACAAAATGCATATTTATCTACATTGAATAGTCAACAAGACATCACACATATTGAGGATTTATCACCTGTCTTAGGTAACCAACTTTATCTATGGCAAGGCGATATTACTACACTAGCGGTAGATGGCATTGTCAACGCAGCCAATAGTCGTTTCTTAGGCTGTATGCAAGCAAATCATGATTGTATTGATAATATCATTCATACCAAAGCTGGCGTGCAATTACGCTTAGCTTGTGCCGATATCATTGAACAACAAGGTCGTAAAGAAGGTGTGGGGAAAGCCAAAATAACATCGGGTTATAACTTGCCTGCGAAATATGTCATTCATACAGTTGGTCCGCAAATTCGTAAACAACCTGTATCACAAATGAATAAAGACTTATTAGCACGTTGTTATCGTAGTTGTTTAGCGCTTGCCGATGCGCATGATTTACAACACATCGCTTTTTGTTGTATTTCAACCGGCGTCTTTGGCTTTCCACAAGATGAAGCCAGTCGTATCGCAATTGAGACTACGCTCGATTATATTCATGAAACTGGCTCCAACATTCAAGTCATTTTTAACGTCTTTACTGACCAAGATTTAGCATTATATAAGGAGGCCTTTGATGACTACAACAGATAA
- a CDS encoding aldo/keto reductase: MKYTTLGNTDLNISNIGVGGMVFTPDIYGDTNDKDSMAVIQRAKELGITFFDTADAYGNGQNETLVGKALGKDRKDVTLATKVGFLENFAGVSNDPKYIKQAIDKSLQRLNTDYVDLYYIHHLDPEVPIEESIGAMSELVEAGKIRAIGLSNGVTPELLRRAHDTHPISALQLEYNIWTRTADEDVFPLAKELGITPVSYSPLSRGLISGKLEKDQSFAQNDARNHLQRYQADVYNHNVEVVNQLNDLASQKNVSIAQLSLAWIIQQGVVPIPGTKHVHYLEENAKASDIIFTQDELNELERLSKAYQLQGEGGNAQA, encoded by the coding sequence ATGAAATATACGACTTTAGGCAATACAGATTTAAATATATCTAACATTGGTGTAGGTGGCATGGTATTTACGCCAGATATTTATGGTGATACAAACGACAAAGATAGTATGGCAGTAATTCAACGTGCCAAAGAACTTGGCATTACGTTCTTCGATACTGCGGACGCTTATGGTAATGGTCAAAATGAAACACTCGTTGGTAAAGCCTTAGGTAAAGATAGAAAAGATGTAACCTTAGCAACGAAAGTAGGTTTCTTAGAGAACTTTGCAGGGGTATCCAACGACCCGAAATACATCAAACAAGCAATTGATAAATCCTTACAACGTTTAAATACAGATTATGTTGATTTATACTACATCCATCATCTCGATCCTGAAGTACCGATTGAAGAATCAATTGGTGCAATGTCTGAATTAGTTGAAGCTGGTAAAATTAGAGCCATTGGCTTATCCAATGGCGTGACACCAGAATTATTACGTCGTGCACACGATACACATCCTATTTCAGCTTTACAATTAGAATATAACATTTGGACTAGAACCGCAGATGAAGACGTCTTCCCTCTAGCTAAAGAACTTGGCATCACACCTGTTTCTTATTCTCCACTTAGCCGTGGCTTAATTAGTGGTAAATTGGAGAAAGACCAATCATTCGCACAAAACGATGCGCGTAATCATCTACAACGTTATCAAGCCGATGTGTATAATCACAACGTCGAAGTTGTGAATCAATTGAACGATCTAGCTTCTCAGAAAAATGTTTCTATCGCACAATTATCATTAGCTTGGATTATTCAACAAGGTGTTGTACCCATTCCAGGTACGAAACATGTTCATTATTTAGAGGAAAATGCGAAAGCAAGTGACATTATATTTACACAAGATGAATTAAACGAACTTGAACGCTTATCAAAAGCATATCAACTACAAGGTGAAGGCGGAAACGCACAAGCTTAA
- the bioB gene encoding biotin synthase BioB, which yields MRLNLAERILNQDVLSKEEALALFEDETLDTFELLNEAYILRKHFFGKKVKLNMILNAKSGICSEDCGYCGQSIKMKQKQRYALVEPDKIKAGAQVATDNHIGTYCIVMSGRGPTNREVDHICETVHDIKALHPQLKICACLGLTNEAQAEKLKAAGVDRYNHNLNTSERYHNEVVTTHTYEDRVRTVEIMKANHISPCSGVICGMGETNEDIIDMAFALKAIDADSIPINFLHPIKGTKFGGLDLLSPMKCLRIIAMFRLINPSKEIRIAGGREVNLRSLQAIALKTANSIFVGDYLITGGQPNELDYQMIEDLGFEIDG from the coding sequence ATGAGATTAAATTTAGCAGAACGTATTTTAAATCAAGACGTTTTAAGTAAAGAAGAGGCGTTAGCACTATTTGAAGATGAAACGTTAGATACATTCGAATTATTAAATGAAGCCTATATTCTTCGAAAACACTTTTTCGGCAAAAAAGTGAAATTGAATATGATACTCAATGCGAAAAGTGGAATTTGTTCAGAAGACTGTGGTTATTGCGGTCAATCAATCAAAATGAAACAAAAACAACGCTATGCATTAGTTGAACCTGACAAAATAAAAGCAGGTGCACAGGTTGCGACAGATAATCATATTGGTACGTATTGTATTGTGATGAGTGGACGCGGACCAACGAACAGAGAAGTAGACCATATTTGTGAAACGGTTCATGATATTAAGGCGTTGCATCCTCAACTTAAAATTTGTGCATGTCTAGGGTTAACGAATGAAGCACAAGCTGAGAAGTTAAAAGCAGCGGGTGTAGATCGCTATAATCATAATTTAAATACGAGTGAACGTTACCATAACGAAGTCGTGACGACACATACATATGAAGATCGTGTACGTACGGTTGAAATCATGAAAGCGAATCATATCTCACCATGTTCTGGTGTGATATGTGGGATGGGGGAAACGAATGAGGACATTATTGATATGGCATTTGCGCTAAAAGCCATTGACGCTGATAGTATTCCGATTAATTTCTTACATCCAATCAAAGGGACAAAATTTGGCGGACTCGATTTGTTATCACCGATGAAATGTTTAAGAATTATCGCGATGTTTCGACTCATCAATCCATCTAAAGAAATACGTATTGCAGGTGGACGTGAAGTTAATTTGCGTTCATTGCAAGCCATTGCATTAAAAACAGCCAATTCCATCTTTGTAGGTGATTATCTGATTACAGGTGGACAACCGAACGAACTCGACTATCAAATGATTGAAGATTTAGGGTTTGAGATTGATGGGTAA
- the arcC gene encoding carbamate kinase, translating to MSKIVVALGGNALGQSPEEQLELVKGTAKSLVSLINKGYEVVISHGNGPQVGSINLGLNYAAENGQGPAFPFPECGAMSQAYIGYQLQESLLNELHSLGIDKQVVTVVTQVEVAGDDPAFKNPTKPIGLFYTKEQADKTIQEKGYQFVEDSGRGYRRVVPSPMPINIVELESIETLIKHQTLVIAAGGGGIPVVKEQGNYKGVDAVIDKDKTSALLAAHLKSDQLIILTAVDYVYINYGKDNQEGLGEVTVADMEKHIADGQFAKGSMLPKVEAALQFIEKNPEGSVLITSLADLGDALDGKIGTLIKK from the coding sequence ATGTCTAAAATCGTAGTGGCTTTAGGTGGTAACGCTTTAGGACAATCACCTGAAGAGCAATTAGAATTAGTTAAAGGGACAGCTAAATCATTAGTTAGCTTAATCAATAAAGGTTACGAAGTCGTAATCAGTCATGGTAACGGACCACAAGTAGGTAGTATTAATTTAGGTTTAAATTATGCTGCTGAAAATGGTCAAGGCCCAGCATTCCCATTCCCTGAATGTGGTGCAATGAGCCAAGCTTATATTGGTTATCAACTACAAGAAAGTCTATTGAATGAACTTCATTCATTAGGCATTGATAAACAAGTTGTAACAGTCGTAACACAAGTAGAAGTAGCTGGGGATGACCCAGCATTCAAAAATCCAACAAAACCAATTGGCTTATTCTACACGAAAGAACAAGCGGATAAAACAATCCAAGAAAAAGGTTATCAATTTGTAGAGGATTCAGGACGTGGATATCGTCGTGTAGTTCCATCTCCAATGCCAATTAATATTGTTGAATTAGAAAGTATTGAAACATTGATTAAACATCAAACATTAGTTATCGCAGCTGGTGGTGGCGGTATCCCAGTTGTTAAAGAACAAGGTAACTATAAAGGCGTCGATGCCGTTATCGATAAAGATAAAACAAGCGCATTATTAGCCGCTCACTTAAAATCAGATCAATTGATTATTTTAACGGCCGTAGACTATGTCTATATTAATTATGGCAAAGATAATCAAGAAGGTCTTGGAGAAGTAACAGTTGCTGACATGGAAAAACATATTGCTGATGGTCAATTTGCGAAAGGTAGTATGTTACCTAAAGTTGAAGCAGCATTACAATTCATCGAGAAAAATCCAGAAGGCAGTGTATTAATTACATCTTTAGCAGATTTAGGTGATGCTTTAGATGGTAAGATTGGTACATTGATTAAAAAATAG
- a CDS encoding lipoate--protein ligase, which produces MYLIEPIRNGKYIDDGAVNLAMQVYINNHIFLDEDILLPYYCKPKVEIGRFQNTAVEINQDYVDDNNIKVVRRDTGGGAVYVDDGAVNVCCILEQDTSIYGDFQRFYRPAIHALHNLGATDVIQSGRNDLALNDKKISGAAMTLLNNRIYGGYSLLLDVDYDAMVNVLKPNRKKIESKGIKSVRARVGQIRDALDPKYQDITIDQFKDLIITQIMGIDDIKEAKRYELTDEDWAGIDQLVAEKYNNWEWNYGRSPRYEYNRNDRFNCGTIDISLSIEHNRIAACRIYGDFFGQGDIHDVEDHLIGTRVVKADLIERLNDIDLTYYFSNLSVEEFVAFILS; this is translated from the coding sequence ATGTACTTAATAGAACCTATCCGTAATGGTAAATATATCGATGATGGCGCCGTTAACTTAGCAATGCAAGTCTATATCAATAATCATATCTTTTTAGACGAAGATATCTTACTCCCATACTACTGCAAGCCTAAAGTAGAAATCGGTCGTTTTCAGAACACAGCAGTCGAAATCAATCAAGATTATGTAGACGACAATAATATTAAAGTGGTGCGTCGTGATACAGGCGGTGGTGCGGTATACGTAGATGACGGTGCCGTCAATGTATGTTGTATTCTAGAACAAGATACTTCTATTTATGGTGACTTCCAACGTTTCTATCGCCCTGCCATTCATGCGTTACACAATTTGGGCGCTACTGACGTTATTCAAAGTGGTCGTAATGACCTTGCTTTAAATGACAAGAAAATTTCAGGTGCTGCGATGACATTATTAAATAATCGTATTTATGGTGGTTATTCATTATTATTAGATGTCGATTACGATGCCATGGTCAACGTATTGAAACCCAACCGTAAGAAGATTGAATCTAAAGGTATTAAATCCGTACGCGCTCGCGTCGGTCAAATCCGTGATGCATTAGATCCTAAATACCAAGATATTACAATTGATCAATTTAAAGATTTAATTATTACTCAAATTATGGGAATCGATGACATTAAAGAGGCCAAACGCTATGAATTAACCGACGAAGATTGGGCTGGCATCGATCAATTAGTCGCTGAAAAGTATAATAACTGGGAATGGAACTATGGTCGTTCACCACGATATGAATATAACCGAAATGACCGTTTTAATTGTGGCACAATTGATATTTCCCTTTCTATTGAACATAACCGTATTGCCGCTTGTCGTATTTATGGCGATTTCTTTGGCCAAGGTGACATTCACGATGTGGAAGACCATTTGATTGGTACACGCGTGGTCAAAGCTGATTTAATTGAACGTCTGAACGACATTGATTTGACATATTACTTTAGCAATCTTAGCGTAGAAGAATTTGTAGCATTTATATTGAGTTGA
- a CDS encoding glycine cleavage system protein H, protein MAKLANYLYVEKEGNQYIYRMTPELQDDVGTVGYVEFMGGDDVNVNDEIVSIEASKTVLDVQSPLAGKIVERNTKAEDTPSILNSEKPEENWLVKLENVDEDAYNALPEPDDE, encoded by the coding sequence ATGGCTAAATTAGCTAATTATTTATATGTTGAAAAGGAAGGAAACCAATATATTTATCGCATGACACCTGAATTACAAGATGACGTAGGTACAGTTGGTTATGTAGAATTTATGGGCGGAGACGATGTCAATGTGAATGATGAAATCGTGAGTATCGAAGCTTCTAAGACCGTATTAGATGTCCAATCACCACTTGCAGGTAAAATTGTAGAACGTAATACGAAAGCCGAAGATACGCCTTCAATTTTAAATTCTGAAAAACCAGAAGAAAACTGGCTAGTTAAATTAGAAAATGTAGATGAAGATGCATACAACGCGTTACCAGAACCGGATGATGAATAG
- a CDS encoding NADH-dependent flavin oxidoreductase → MSKYAPLLKPITLPNGIELANRFVLSPMTTNSSTKEGHISDEDLRYAERRAASAPLQVTGAAYIEPYGQLFEYGFNISDDACIPGLRKVAQAMKQDGKKAIIQLAHAGRFSNTAIMKYGEVYGPSPMTLHSPIKHDVLEMSVDKIHEVIQQYAEATSRAIQAGFDGVEISVAQRLLIQTFFSTFSNKRHDQYGVDSLENRARFGLEVMQAVQKVIDEEAPSDFIFGYRATPEETRGSDLGYTVDEFNQHLDWVMEVAHIHYLAIASWGRNIYRNKSRTPGDNYGRRVNQVVYDYLNGRVPLIASGGINSPETALDALSNADMVGMSSPFVTEPDFVHKLAEGREEDIDLHVQPDELDELAIPHAAFKDIVQMMDYGEGLQKKTRDELRKLEKNYDEE, encoded by the coding sequence ATGTCAAAATATGCACCATTGCTTAAACCCATTACGTTACCCAATGGCATTGAGTTAGCCAATCGCTTTGTCTTATCGCCTATGACGACCAATTCGTCGACGAAAGAAGGACATATCTCAGATGAAGACTTACGCTATGCTGAACGTCGAGCAGCTTCAGCACCATTACAAGTGACTGGCGCGGCGTATATTGAACCGTATGGCCAATTATTCGAATATGGATTTAACATTTCTGATGATGCCTGTATTCCAGGTTTGAGAAAAGTGGCGCAAGCGATGAAGCAAGATGGCAAAAAAGCGATTATTCAACTCGCGCATGCGGGCAGATTCTCAAATACTGCGATTATGAAGTATGGGGAAGTCTATGGGCCAAGTCCGATGACCTTACATTCACCTATTAAACATGACGTTTTAGAAATGTCAGTAGATAAGATTCATGAAGTCATTCAACAATACGCTGAGGCGACATCACGTGCGATTCAAGCGGGATTTGATGGTGTAGAAATTTCAGTGGCACAACGTTTACTGATTCAAACCTTTTTCTCTACGTTTTCAAATAAACGACATGATCAATATGGCGTGGATTCGTTAGAGAACAGAGCACGCTTTGGTTTAGAAGTCATGCAAGCAGTACAGAAAGTCATCGATGAGGAAGCACCTAGTGATTTCATTTTCGGATATCGAGCGACACCTGAGGAAACTAGAGGTAGTGATTTAGGTTATACCGTTGATGAATTTAACCAACATTTGGATTGGGTCATGGAAGTCGCACATATTCATTATCTGGCTATCGCAAGTTGGGGACGCAATATTTATCGGAATAAGTCACGCACGCCGGGAGATAATTACGGACGTCGGGTGAATCAAGTCGTATATGATTATTTAAATGGACGCGTACCTTTAATTGCGAGTGGTGGTATTAATTCACCTGAAACAGCACTAGATGCTTTAAGTAACGCTGATATGGTTGGCATGTCTTCACCATTTGTCACAGAACCTGATTTCGTGCATAAACTGGCTGAAGGTCGAGAAGAAGATATTGATTTGCATGTACAACCAGACGAACTTGATGAACTGGCTATCCCACATGCTGCCTTTAAAGATATTGTGCAAATGATGGATTACGGTGAGGGTTTGCAGAAGAAAACACGTGATGAATTACGTAAATTAGAGAAAAATTATGATGAAGAATAG
- a CDS encoding NAD-dependent deacetylase translates to MTTTDNSTWTALALAHQEHVDQSDILAQAMDEADAIVVGIGAGMSASDGFTYIGDRFTQNFPDFIEKYNFFDMLQASLHPFESWQEYWAFESRFVKLNYLDQPVGPSYVALKNILKDKDYHIITTNADNAFAVADYDMNKVFHIQGEYILWQCSQHCHAQTYRDDDAIREMVARQEDMKIPYELIPHCPKCDAPMEINKRKAQVGMVEDADFQAQLARYNDFLESHKDGKVLYLEIGIGYTTPQFVKHPFQRMTRHNKEAIFMTLNKKAYRIPKSIQDRTIHLTDDIASLMIHAQRQLTT, encoded by the coding sequence ATGACTACAACAGATAATTCAACTTGGACTGCCCTTGCTTTAGCACATCAAGAGCATGTTGATCAAAGCGATATATTAGCACAAGCGATGGACGAAGCCGATGCGATTGTGGTGGGTATAGGTGCAGGCATGTCTGCCTCAGATGGCTTCACATATATTGGTGACCGCTTCACACAGAATTTTCCGGACTTTATCGAGAAATATAACTTCTTTGATATGTTGCAAGCGAGTTTGCATCCGTTTGAAAGTTGGCAAGAATATTGGGCTTTCGAAAGCCGCTTTGTAAAGTTAAATTATCTCGACCAACCTGTAGGTCCTTCGTATGTTGCACTTAAAAACATATTGAAAGATAAAGACTACCATATCATTACGACCAATGCTGACAATGCTTTTGCAGTCGCGGATTATGATATGAATAAAGTATTTCATATTCAAGGTGAATACATTCTTTGGCAATGCAGCCAACACTGTCATGCTCAAACCTATCGTGACGATGACGCTATTCGTGAAATGGTAGCTCGACAAGAAGATATGAAGATTCCATATGAGTTGATTCCGCATTGTCCAAAATGTGATGCCCCAATGGAAATTAATAAACGTAAGGCACAAGTTGGTATGGTTGAAGATGCAGATTTCCAGGCCCAATTAGCACGTTATAATGATTTTCTTGAATCACATAAAGATGGCAAAGTATTGTACTTAGAAATTGGTATTGGTTACACAACACCACAATTTGTGAAACATCCTTTCCAACGTATGACTCGCCACAATAAAGAAGCAATCTTTATGACATTAAATAAGAAAGCCTATCGCATACCGAAGTCTATTCAAGATAGAACCATTCATCTAACTGACGATATTGCATCATTAATGATTCATGCACAAAGACAATTAACAACTTAG
- a CDS encoding LLM class flavin-dependent oxidoreductase, translated as MDFSILDYAMIDEGKDAQQALQDTTRLAKLADDLGYKRFWLTEHHDVPAFAGSSPELLMMYLLGQTTRIKLGSGGVMLPHYSPFNVAEHFKMLEALYPGRVDLGIGNNPGTAIVKRAMDEDKRDYLDYAQSIEDIRHYLSSPIEEQRVGKVIAQPQLTRHPEMWLLSTSQRSAKLAASQGMGYTLGTFLLPSQDKIDAAKTSVAVYREHFQRTGLNMAPKVMLTTFAIVTDTEEEAHQLLDALDVWLLGKRQFAEFDRFPSGETAQAYALTDRDKRVIEQHRARILAGTIDQVKPRLDAMIQAFEADEVLVVPLLPGIDQRCRTIERLAHAYL; from the coding sequence GTGGATTTCAGTATATTAGATTATGCCATGATTGATGAAGGCAAAGATGCACAACAGGCACTGCAAGATACGACACGCCTCGCAAAGCTTGCTGATGACCTTGGATATAAACGGTTCTGGTTAACAGAGCATCATGATGTTCCGGCATTTGCCGGCAGTAGTCCTGAACTCTTAATGATGTATTTGTTAGGACAAACTACTCGTATTAAGCTAGGTTCTGGTGGTGTAATGTTGCCTCACTATAGTCCATTTAATGTCGCTGAGCATTTCAAAATGTTAGAGGCACTTTATCCGGGTCGCGTTGATTTAGGTATTGGTAATAACCCAGGCACAGCCATAGTGAAACGTGCGATGGATGAAGATAAACGTGATTATCTAGACTACGCGCAAAGCATTGAAGATATCCGTCATTATTTAAGTAGTCCAATAGAGGAACAACGTGTTGGTAAGGTTATTGCGCAACCGCAACTCACTCGCCATCCGGAAATGTGGCTCTTAAGTACGAGTCAACGTTCAGCCAAGCTTGCCGCATCGCAAGGTATGGGGTACACGTTGGGTACGTTTTTACTACCTAGCCAGGATAAAATAGATGCTGCCAAGACGAGCGTTGCAGTATATCGCGAACATTTTCAAAGAACGGGATTAAATATGGCACCTAAAGTCATGTTAACCACGTTTGCGATTGTCACAGATACGGAAGAAGAGGCGCATCAATTGCTAGATGCGTTGGACGTGTGGTTGTTAGGTAAGCGTCAGTTTGCAGAGTTTGATCGTTTCCCATCCGGTGAGACGGCACAAGCCTATGCATTAACTGATCGTGATAAGCGCGTGATTGAACAGCATCGTGCACGTATCTTAGCTGGCACAATCGATCAAGTGAAACCACGTTTAGATGCAATGATTCAAGCTTTCGAGGCAGATGAAGTCTTAGTCGTACCATTGTTACCGGGCATTGACCAACGATGTCGTACAATTGAACGATTAGCACACGCGTATTTATAA